One region of Polynucleobacter sp. SHI8 genomic DNA includes:
- the dnaB gene encoding replicative DNA helicase, giving the protein MPDAGPLRLLTPTGEEDRAVQGLKVPPHSIEAEQSVLGALLLDNNSLDMVAAVLGEIDFYRSEHAIIYQAISKLVNDNKPADVLTVHEELKTYGIAENFGITYLNQLASNTPSSANIRGYAQIISDRSILRRLIQTADSIANSAFSPEKGVRTLLDEAEARILAIGQDNGRQNEFHEIEKLMTETVQRIQELYARGGSNEITGVATGFIDLDRMTSGLQKGDLVIVAGRPSMGKTSFAMNIAEHVAIKEGLPVLIFSMEMSASQLAARMLGSVGKVNQGRLRTGRLNDEEWPRVTHSIGLLTKAPMLIDETGSLNSLELRARARRMARKYGNVGLIVIDYLQLMSGKSSGSTENRATEISEISRSLKSLAKEMQCPVIALSQLNRSLENRENKRPMMSDLRESGAIEQDADVILFIYRDEVYHPETDAVGIAEVIIGKQRNGPIGPVKLSWQGEFTKFDNLALGYTPPFQKGPATNNSNVPF; this is encoded by the coding sequence ATGCCTGACGCAGGCCCGCTCCGATTATTAACACCTACGGGTGAAGAGGATCGGGCTGTGCAAGGACTTAAGGTTCCACCTCATTCCATTGAGGCAGAACAATCTGTTTTAGGTGCCTTACTCCTCGACAACAATTCTCTTGATATGGTTGCTGCTGTATTGGGGGAAATTGATTTTTATCGATCTGAGCACGCCATTATTTATCAGGCCATTTCCAAACTAGTCAATGATAATAAGCCTGCAGATGTACTTACAGTGCATGAAGAATTAAAGACTTATGGTATTGCAGAGAACTTTGGTATTACCTATCTCAATCAATTAGCATCGAACACCCCTAGCTCTGCAAACATTCGGGGTTATGCGCAAATCATTAGTGATCGCAGTATTTTGCGACGTTTAATTCAGACGGCTGACAGTATTGCTAATTCTGCATTTTCACCCGAAAAAGGGGTGAGAACACTTTTAGATGAAGCAGAAGCTCGCATTCTTGCAATTGGTCAAGATAATGGTCGTCAAAATGAGTTTCATGAAATAGAAAAATTAATGACTGAGACCGTACAGCGCATTCAAGAGTTGTATGCGCGAGGTGGATCGAATGAAATCACGGGAGTAGCGACTGGATTTATTGATCTGGATCGTATGACAAGTGGACTACAAAAGGGTGATCTAGTGATTGTTGCTGGTCGTCCAAGTATGGGTAAGACCTCTTTTGCCATGAACATTGCTGAGCATGTCGCGATTAAAGAAGGCTTGCCTGTTTTGATCTTTTCGATGGAGATGTCCGCCTCACAGTTGGCCGCTAGAATGTTAGGGTCCGTGGGGAAAGTTAATCAAGGTCGATTACGGACAGGGCGTCTGAATGATGAGGAGTGGCCAAGAGTGACCCATTCGATTGGATTATTAACAAAAGCGCCGATGTTGATTGATGAAACCGGTTCGTTAAACTCGCTTGAGTTAAGGGCTCGCGCTAGAAGGATGGCAAGAAAGTATGGCAATGTAGGACTAATTGTCATTGATTACTTACAACTCATGTCTGGTAAAAGTAGTGGTTCAACAGAAAATCGTGCAACCGAGATTTCAGAAATTTCTCGTTCATTAAAGTCTTTAGCAAAAGAGATGCAATGTCCTGTGATTGCTTTGTCACAGCTCAATCGTAGTTTAGAAAATCGTGAAAACAAACGTCCGATGATGTCTGATTTACGCGAGTCTGGCGCGATCGAACAAGATGCGGACGTGATCCTATTTATTTACCGTGATGAAGTTTATCACCCTGAAACTGACGCAGTTGGTATTGCTGAAGTCATTATTGGTAAACAACGTAATGGCCCGATTGGCCCAGTCAAACTTTCATGGCAGGGCGAGTTTACTAAGTTTGATAACTTAGCTTTGGGATACACACCGCCATTCCAAAAAGGCCCCGCTACAAATAATTCCAACGTTCCTTTTTAA
- a CDS encoding (2Fe-2S)-binding protein — protein sequence MSKMTLQIDGVNHEVDVPLDQPLLYTLTDQLKFKGPRFGCGLAQCGTCTVLVNNQAVRSCVTPTSAVANASSKIRTLDGLANGDKLHPMQTAFIEEQAAQCGYCTNGWIMQSISLLEKNPRATDEQIIQGLDNLQCRCGSHLAILRAVKKARETMKA from the coding sequence ATGTCAAAAATGACTTTGCAAATTGATGGTGTAAACCATGAAGTAGATGTGCCATTAGATCAGCCGCTTTTATACACATTAACAGATCAATTAAAGTTCAAAGGTCCCAGATTTGGTTGTGGTTTGGCACAGTGTGGAACTTGTACCGTCCTAGTCAATAATCAAGCGGTACGTTCTTGCGTAACTCCCACTAGTGCAGTTGCCAATGCCAGTTCCAAGATTCGTACGCTCGATGGTTTAGCAAATGGCGACAAATTACACCCTATGCAAACAGCCTTTATAGAAGAACAGGCAGCCCAATGTGGGTATTGCACCAATGGCTGGATCATGCAGTCCATTTCTTTATTAGAAAAAAATCCTAGAGCTACTGATGAGCAAATTATTCAAGGTTTAGATAATTTGCAATGTCGATGCGGTTCGCATTTAGCTATTTTAAGAGCTGTTAAAAAAGCTCGTGAAACGATGAAAGCTTAA
- a CDS encoding molybdopterin cofactor-binding domain-containing protein, which translates to MKSAHITRREFLQSSGALVVGVSGVLPSLDALAQNAAPTILGPNPSQLDTWIKIGKDGLVTINSGKMDCGQGLDVAYSQIAAEELDVPLSQVVVLFGDTRYSANQGGGSASSGIRQGAIPIRNAAAEARRVLVGMAAQELQTSPDQLDVVNGKVFVKNNPTKSLTYSQIIANKDFSTNLEWNKKFGNDLNVTGLAKPKNVTDYKIVGKDAPRRDIKDHVVGKEHFTAHIRPDNVLHGRAIRPPQAGASVISVDKNSVAFVPNVRVFQKDNFVAVVANTEWDAVRAARVLKVLWTKENKPLKGGDKEMFNYIKNATPTFTNAVPMFFGKKEYNAQPTYDALKTSAKVLEAEYFAPFQAHARIAPSCGVVDVKSDSVQIWTDTQKPHFQRQGIAKFLDRNPEKVEAKWMHGAGSYGRSDADEAPYEAALLSKEYGQPVRVQWSREEGIAWSPKGPAAVLSLKAGLDAQNNVTAWLFKAKGFNGWDVKFNAESPEHTLVGMQTGHKKWTAYNYNIPEESYKFANHVHWWETVAPYVEQASPMRTAHFRAPQEMQTRFAQECFIDEVALASNIDPVAFRLKHIQDPREKEILEAVVKKFGWESNYKPTKVGDVYTGRGVALYNGYQSYAAVACEVEVNKKTGRIWVKKIVVGMDCGLVINPSGVKAALEGQIMQGISRALYEEVKFDDNRVTSVDWNTYRIASMKDVPGKVDIVILNRPDKASGGVAEPGLVSLPAAIANAVFAATQVRIRQYPLSPQRVKSLLV; encoded by the coding sequence ATGAAATCAGCACATATTACACGACGCGAGTTTCTCCAGAGTTCAGGTGCTTTAGTTGTTGGTGTCTCAGGTGTTTTGCCAAGCTTAGATGCTTTAGCGCAAAATGCTGCGCCAACCATATTGGGGCCTAATCCCTCGCAATTAGATACCTGGATCAAGATCGGTAAAGATGGCTTAGTTACGATTAATTCTGGGAAGATGGATTGTGGTCAAGGTTTGGACGTGGCTTACTCGCAAATTGCGGCTGAAGAATTAGATGTTCCTTTAAGTCAAGTGGTTGTCCTTTTTGGAGATACTCGATATTCAGCGAATCAAGGTGGCGGGAGTGCAAGTTCTGGAATCCGTCAAGGCGCTATCCCGATTAGAAATGCTGCCGCTGAAGCAAGAAGAGTTTTGGTCGGAATGGCTGCCCAAGAATTGCAAACTTCCCCAGATCAATTAGATGTTGTGAATGGCAAAGTATTTGTCAAAAACAATCCGACTAAATCTTTGACATATTCTCAGATCATTGCGAATAAGGATTTTTCGACGAATCTTGAATGGAATAAGAAATTCGGTAATGATTTAAATGTGACTGGATTAGCAAAGCCCAAAAATGTTACTGACTATAAAATTGTTGGTAAAGATGCCCCGCGCAGAGATATTAAAGATCACGTTGTAGGAAAAGAGCACTTTACCGCTCACATTCGTCCAGATAATGTGTTACATGGTAGAGCAATTCGTCCACCACAAGCAGGCGCATCTGTCATTTCAGTTGACAAAAATTCAGTGGCGTTTGTGCCAAATGTTCGAGTCTTTCAGAAAGATAATTTCGTGGCAGTTGTTGCCAATACTGAATGGGATGCAGTGCGTGCAGCGAGAGTATTAAAAGTCCTTTGGACAAAAGAAAATAAACCACTCAAAGGTGGTGATAAAGAGATGTTTAATTACATCAAAAATGCTACCCCAACTTTTACCAATGCAGTACCTATGTTTTTTGGTAAAAAAGAATACAACGCCCAACCAACCTATGATGCGCTTAAAACTTCTGCTAAGGTATTAGAAGCTGAATACTTTGCCCCTTTTCAGGCGCATGCTCGTATTGCACCATCTTGTGGAGTTGTAGATGTAAAGAGTGATAGCGTACAAATTTGGACCGATACGCAAAAGCCACACTTTCAAAGACAAGGGATTGCTAAATTTTTAGATAGGAATCCAGAAAAAGTAGAAGCTAAATGGATGCATGGTGCAGGGTCATATGGCCGTTCTGATGCAGATGAGGCACCCTATGAGGCAGCTTTATTGTCAAAAGAATATGGTCAACCTGTAAGGGTTCAGTGGTCTAGAGAAGAAGGTATTGCTTGGAGTCCAAAAGGTCCCGCTGCTGTACTATCTTTAAAAGCCGGTCTTGATGCACAAAACAATGTTACCGCTTGGTTATTTAAGGCTAAAGGATTTAATGGCTGGGATGTCAAATTTAATGCAGAAAGTCCAGAGCATACCTTAGTGGGTATGCAAACCGGCCATAAAAAATGGACTGCATATAACTACAATATTCCTGAAGAAAGTTATAAATTCGCCAACCATGTACATTGGTGGGAAACTGTCGCACCTTATGTAGAGCAAGCCTCCCCGATGAGAACTGCGCATTTTAGGGCACCTCAAGAAATGCAGACGCGCTTTGCGCAGGAGTGTTTTATTGATGAAGTTGCTCTTGCTAGCAATATCGATCCAGTTGCATTTAGATTAAAGCATATTCAAGATCCTCGTGAAAAAGAGATTTTAGAAGCTGTTGTAAAGAAATTTGGCTGGGAATCGAATTACAAACCGACGAAAGTTGGTGATGTTTACACAGGTAGAGGTGTTGCACTTTATAACGGTTACCAATCATATGCCGCCGTTGCTTGTGAAGTTGAGGTCAATAAAAAAACAGGTCGTATTTGGGTCAAGAAAATCGTAGTTGGTATGGATTGTGGTCTTGTCATTAATCCATCGGGAGTTAAAGCCGCCCTTGAAGGTCAAATTATGCAAGGGATTAGTCGAGCGCTATATGAAGAAGTGAAATTTGACGATAATCGTGTCACAAGTGTTGATTGGAATACTTACCGAATTGCTTCGATGAAAGATGTTCCAGGAAAGGTTGATATTGTGATTTTAAATCGGCCAGATAAAGCCTCAGGCGGTGTTGCTGAGCCTGGATTGGTGTCTTTGCCTGCAGCGATTGCTAATGCCGTATTTGCTGCGACACAAGTCAGAATTCGTCAATATCCTTTATCACCACAACGCGTAAAATCACTTCTTGTTTAA
- a CDS encoding aldolase/citrate lyase family protein gives MNSFKAFLTQQPMTWAVNVGGSSIDTIDMLANAGAKCVFIDCERTPIHIESIRPMVLAAKSHSMFTMLRSENQQPETLIRYLDRGIDALVVPHTETVEDLKMIAEVVNYVSKGNSDQFMTIAQIESVNAVKNIASLASSTDVDSFLIGPNDLSHSMGFKGDLKPTALWEEIDQVIQELKTHQRLWGIPGLPESQPKYSQQGAKYLYCTLSQIIQQGFNPFHSVS, from the coding sequence ATGAATTCTTTTAAAGCATTTCTTACACAACAGCCCATGACTTGGGCTGTTAATGTTGGTGGTTCATCCATTGATACGATTGATATGTTGGCAAATGCTGGGGCTAAGTGTGTTTTTATTGATTGCGAACGAACACCTATTCATATTGAAAGTATCAGACCGATGGTATTGGCAGCCAAAAGTCATAGTATGTTTACGATGCTACGCAGCGAAAACCAACAGCCTGAAACATTGATTCGATATTTAGATCGGGGCATCGATGCTTTGGTTGTCCCTCATACCGAGACAGTAGAAGATTTAAAAATGATTGCTGAAGTGGTTAATTATGTGAGTAAAGGTAACAGCGATCAATTCATGACGATTGCTCAGATAGAGTCAGTCAATGCGGTCAAAAATATTGCATCTTTAGCATCTTCAACCGATGTCGATAGTTTTTTAATTGGACCGAATGATTTATCCCATAGTATGGGTTTCAAAGGCGATTTGAAACCGACAGCTTTATGGGAGGAGATTGATCAGGTGATCCAAGAGCTTAAGACTCATCAACGCCTTTGGGGAATCCCAGGTTTACCTGAAAGCCAGCCTAAATATTCACAACAGGGAGCAAAGTATTTGTACTGCACTTTGTCGCAAATTATTCAACAAGGTTTTAATCCCTTCCATTCCGTATCTTAA
- a CDS encoding polysaccharide deacetylase family protein → MSMMPSERTPFSAIVDREPLKFPGGAKVIVWSIVNLEVWDISRPMARQVIPAPTGVPLLPDVPNWAWHEYGMRVGFWRFKSLYDSLNITPTLALNARVCKDYPRVAQACLDSGWEFMGHSYEQMPIHKVENQAEMIAKSMDTIETFTGKRPVGWLGPGLTQTFETPDLLAKAGVKYVGDFPYDDEPTRIKTEHGSLVTLPYTVENNDIPMMIVQHHEANYWTQKCIDTFDQYYLEAQERPKILSIAIHPYISGMPFRIAYLKKVYDYINKHEGVVHMTGEQIYDWYNQAYPEK, encoded by the coding sequence ATGTCAATGATGCCTTCTGAAAGAACTCCATTTTCTGCGATTGTCGATCGTGAGCCGCTTAAATTCCCGGGTGGTGCAAAAGTAATTGTTTGGAGTATTGTTAATTTGGAAGTCTGGGATATCTCTCGACCAATGGCAAGGCAAGTCATTCCAGCACCCACAGGTGTTCCTTTGTTGCCAGACGTACCGAATTGGGCTTGGCATGAATATGGCATGCGTGTTGGCTTTTGGCGTTTTAAAAGCTTATACGACTCACTCAACATCACACCAACATTGGCATTAAATGCCCGTGTTTGTAAAGATTACCCACGTGTAGCACAAGCTTGCCTTGATTCAGGTTGGGAGTTTATGGGGCACTCTTATGAACAAATGCCGATTCATAAAGTTGAAAATCAAGCGGAAATGATTGCTAAATCGATGGACACCATCGAGACATTTACTGGTAAGCGTCCCGTTGGATGGTTAGGGCCTGGACTTACACAGACATTTGAAACACCTGATCTATTAGCGAAAGCAGGCGTCAAGTATGTAGGTGATTTTCCGTATGATGATGAGCCGACGCGCATTAAAACTGAACATGGCTCGTTAGTAACACTGCCATATACCGTCGAAAACAATGATATTCCGATGATGATCGTACAACATCACGAAGCAAATTACTGGACGCAAAAATGTATTGATACCTTTGATCAATATTATTTGGAAGCGCAGGAGCGCCCAAAGATTTTATCAATTGCTATTCATCCTTACATCAGTGGTATGCCTTTTAGAATCGCTTATCTCAAGAAAGTGTATGACTACATCAACAAACACGAAGGTGTCGTTCATATGACCGGCGAGCAAATCTATGACTGGTATAACCAGGCATATCCTGAGAAATAG